One part of the Dermacentor silvarum isolate Dsil-2018 chromosome 6, BIME_Dsil_1.4, whole genome shotgun sequence genome encodes these proteins:
- the LOC125939637 gene encoding serine/threonine-protein kinase haspin-like — protein MEFEFGGKTLERSKITIEQLESVLLQVACSLAVAELELEFEHRDLHCDNVLVNTTQQEVIEFVLHGQKIRVRTAGVKASVIDYTLSRTRIGGQVYYTDLSRDSVLFQGTGSYQYDIYRIMKEQNGDDWEAYRPHTNVVWLHYLLKKLFQKLPKTKQVADVIEPSTSRGRLAAWMDVILSFPSAEGFVAEQVIPLLERDAEAPRRAKCARQPQTEDPRAINLRARR, from the exons ATGGAGTTCGAGTTCGGAGGGAAAACGCTGGAACGCTCCAAG ATAACGATCGAGCAGTTAGAGAGCGTGCTCCTGCAAGTCGCCTGCTCGCTGGCTGTGGCCGAGCTTGAGCTCGAGTTCGAGCACCGGGACCTCCACTGCGACAACGTGCTGGTGAATACCACTCAGCAGGAGGTCATCGAGTTCGTTCTACACGGCCAGAAAATCCGTGTGCGCACTGCTGGCGTCAAGGCATCTGTCATCGACTACACGCTGTCACGGACACGCATAG GTGGACAGGTGTACTACACGGACCTCTCCAGGGACTCCGTACTTTTCCAGGGTACCGGGAGCTACCAGTATGACATCTACCGGATCATGAAGGAGCAAAACGG CGATGATTGGGAAGCCTATCGCCCGCACACAAACGTGGTGTGGCTTCACTACTTGCTGAAGAAGTTGTTCCAGAAGCTTCCCAAGACAAAGCAAGTCGCGGATGTCATTGAGCCGTCCACTTCTCGCGGCCGACTGGCCGCCTGGATGGACGTGATCCTGTCGTTCCCGTCGGCCGAGGGCTTTGTGGCTGAACAGGTCATCCCCCTCCTCGAACGGGACGCCGAGGCACCGCGCAGGGCTAAATGCGCGCGACAGCCGCAGACTGAGGATCCGCGGGCCATAAATCTACGGGCACGCCGCTAA